One genomic window of Evansella cellulosilytica DSM 2522 includes the following:
- a CDS encoding acetate kinase, whose product MSKIMAINAGSSSLKFQLLDMPSEAVVTKGIVERIGLDDSIFTIEVNGEKKKDVTEIEDHSKAVKILLDKLTTYGIIENLNDIDGIGHRVVHGGEKFNDSVLISDEVIKGIEEVSELAPLHNPANLVGIKAFREVLPNVPAVAVFDTAFHQTMPKESYLYSLPYEYYEDYGIRKYGFHGTSHKYVSERAAELLGRPLEHLRLISCHLGNGASIAAIDGGKSIDTSMGFTPLAGVTMGTRSGNIDPALIPYIMEKADLTAEEVISVLNKKSGMLALSGFSSDLRDIEIQSNEGNERARLALEVFTSRIHKYIGSYAARMHGLDAVIFTAGIGENSETIRAKVLKGLEFMGVYWDPTLNKVRGEESFLNYPHSPVKVIVIPTNEEVMLARDTVRLAQ is encoded by the coding sequence ATGTCAAAAATTATGGCAATAAATGCTGGAAGCTCATCATTAAAATTTCAGCTTTTGGACATGCCTAGCGAGGCTGTAGTGACAAAAGGTATTGTTGAGAGAATAGGCTTAGATGATTCAATTTTTACGATTGAAGTTAATGGGGAAAAGAAAAAAGATGTTACAGAGATTGAAGATCACTCAAAAGCTGTTAAAATTCTTTTAGATAAATTGACGACGTATGGGATCATTGAAAACTTAAATGACATTGACGGCATAGGTCATCGTGTTGTACATGGTGGAGAAAAGTTTAATGATTCTGTTTTAATTTCCGATGAAGTAATAAAAGGTATCGAGGAAGTATCTGAATTAGCGCCTCTACACAATCCAGCGAACTTAGTTGGTATTAAAGCTTTTAGAGAGGTATTGCCTAATGTCCCAGCAGTTGCGGTTTTTGATACTGCTTTCCATCAAACAATGCCAAAAGAATCTTATTTATATAGCTTGCCATATGAATATTACGAGGATTACGGTATTCGTAAATATGGTTTCCACGGTACTTCACATAAATATGTGTCAGAACGTGCTGCTGAATTACTCGGACGACCTTTAGAACATTTACGATTGATTTCTTGTCATTTAGGTAATGGTGCGAGTATTGCTGCCATCGATGGTGGTAAATCGATCGATACGTCAATGGGATTCACACCGCTAGCTGGTGTGACAATGGGTACCCGTTCTGGTAACATTGACCCTGCTTTAATACCTTATATTATGGAAAAAGCAGATTTGACTGCAGAAGAGGTAATTTCCGTTTTAAATAAAAAAAGTGGGATGTTAGCTTTATCTGGATTCTCAAGTGACCTAAGGGATATTGAAATTCAATCAAATGAAGGTAATGAAAGAGCAAGGTTAGCGCTTGAAGTTTTCACTTCGAGAATTCATAAATATATTGGTTCGTATGCAGCGAGAATGCATGGACTAGATGCTGTTATTTTTACTGCAGGTATCGGTGAAAATAGTGAAACGATTCGTGCAAAAGTATTAAAAGGTTTAGAATTTATGGGTGTTTATTGGGATCCTACGTTAAACAAGGTTCGTGGAGAAGAATCATTCTTAAACTATCCACACTCTCCTGTTAAGGTAATTGTAATACCAACAAATGAAGAAGTGATGTTAGCGAGAGATACAGTACGTTTGGCTCAATAA
- a CDS encoding EcsC family protein — MTLTIREKEIWREIEEWEFDTFYGKETDFSRTYQLLFDRAVLSINVLDTKKMLSRIENILFHFHAMLLQTRIDKQAKSELIDQARIFRSDIYEIKDMQKLSIDQIRFLAKKQLARQRLTALAQGGLTGAGGVIFTLSDLPLLLMINLRTVHLIATTYGYDLRKPYELMLVLKVFHAVSLPRTLRKKAWDQLFEELNLNDEDLFFYEGEEDVLSSGWIQQPMKHIVKLFFLIFARKKLIQGIPIFGILVGSAFNYRFTNYIAVASHQFYQKRWLLEKKGRTSSS, encoded by the coding sequence GTGACACTTACAATTCGAGAAAAGGAAATATGGAGAGAGATTGAGGAGTGGGAATTTGATACATTTTATGGAAAAGAAACAGATTTCTCACGTACTTATCAGTTATTATTTGATCGAGCAGTTTTATCAATAAATGTATTAGATACGAAGAAAATGCTTTCTCGAATAGAAAATATATTATTTCACTTTCACGCAATGCTTTTACAAACACGTATTGATAAACAAGCAAAAAGCGAATTAATCGACCAAGCTAGAATTTTTCGATCAGATATATATGAAATTAAAGATATGCAAAAATTATCTATCGATCAAATTCGATTTCTTGCAAAAAAACAGTTAGCAAGACAAAGGTTAACTGCCCTTGCTCAGGGGGGACTAACAGGTGCAGGTGGTGTCATTTTTACTTTAAGCGATTTACCGTTACTGCTTATGATTAATTTAAGGACTGTTCACTTGATCGCAACAACGTACGGATATGATTTAAGGAAACCATATGAACTAATGCTCGTTTTAAAAGTGTTTCATGCTGTATCTTTACCTAGGACTTTACGAAAAAAAGCATGGGATCAATTGTTTGAAGAGTTGAACTTAAATGATGAGGATTTATTTTTTTATGAAGGAGAAGAGGATGTTTTGAGCTCAGGATGGATACAACAGCCAATGAAACATATAGTTAAGTTGTTTTTCCTTATTTTCGCAAGAAAAAAACTAATCCAAGGAATACCGATTTTTGGCATTTTAGTAGGTTCAGCATTTAACTATCGATTTACAAACTATATTGCTGTTGCCTCTCACCAGTTTTATCAGAAACGTTGGTTACTAGAAAAGAAAGGAAGGACTAGTAGTAGTTAA
- the ytfJ gene encoding GerW family sporulation protein → MSDHPIQGLMKTAMENLKEMVDVNTIVGDPVETPDGSVILPISKVGFGFAAGGSEFVLEGSPKTPTETEKKHPFGGGSGGGVSITPIAFLVVNGQGVNMVHLDQNTHLYEKLLDFAPQVVDKIQQMIQSNQSSGQSQGSTGQDAQDININVDND, encoded by the coding sequence ATGTCTGATCATCCAATTCAAGGACTAATGAAAACGGCAATGGAAAACTTAAAAGAGATGGTTGACGTCAACACAATTGTTGGAGATCCTGTGGAAACTCCAGACGGAAGTGTTATTTTACCAATATCAAAGGTTGGCTTTGGTTTTGCAGCTGGAGGTAGTGAGTTTGTTTTAGAAGGTTCCCCTAAAACTCCTACTGAAACTGAGAAAAAGCATCCATTTGGTGGTGGTAGTGGTGGTGGTGTTTCCATTACTCCAATTGCCTTCTTAGTAGTAAATGGACAGGGAGTAAATATGGTTCACTTAGACCAAAATACACATTTATATGAAAAACTACTCGATTTTGCACCTCAAGTTGTTGATAAAATTCAACAAATGATTCAATCTAATCAGAGTAGTGGTCAGTCACAAGGATCAACAGGACAAGATGCACAAGATATCAATATAAATGTGGATAATGACTAA
- a CDS encoding universal stress protein has product MPVNYDTVLVAVDGSKEAKRALAKAITIALENDGNLIICHIVDTRTFAAVEHYDRMVYAEAEKYAEEMLRNYRQQALDAGVTDVAMVIDFGSPKVKIAKDVAKKHNVDLIVTGATGLNAVERFLIGSVSEHIARHARCDVLIVRNE; this is encoded by the coding sequence ATGCCTGTAAACTATGATACAGTTCTTGTTGCAGTAGACGGTTCGAAAGAAGCAAAGCGTGCATTGGCTAAAGCAATAACCATTGCGCTTGAAAACGATGGGAATTTGATTATTTGTCATATTGTAGACACACGTACTTTTGCGGCCGTAGAGCATTATGATAGGATGGTCTATGCAGAAGCAGAGAAATACGCAGAGGAAATGCTTAGAAATTATCGTCAACAAGCTTTAGATGCAGGTGTTACGGACGTAGCTATGGTTATTGACTTTGGTTCACCAAAGGTAAAAATTGCAAAAGATGTTGCTAAAAAGCATAATGTTGACTTAATAGTAACTGGCGCTACCGGGTTGAATGCAGTCGAGAGATTTTTAATAGGAAGTGTATCTGAACATATCGCAAGGCACGCACGTTGTGATGTATTAATTGTACGTAATGAATAA
- a CDS encoding class I SAM-dependent methyltransferase: MTTTIVEELYTVLDNGSQILQDALNIPYIEAISEMGEVIFHQEVTHNIKEESKQLVLDELKKITDYEAITNEEYRRAIQLAVLKGMKEATQPHHAMTPDAVSLFIGYLVNKILGYDKKGETAIILDQAVGSGNLLTAIMNQTEKSHGIGVEVDETLLKIAYTNANLQKHSVDLFHQDSVATPTVKNVDIIASDLPIGFYPNDDIAKDFVLKSDEGHSFVHHLIIEQGFSHVKEGGFLVFLVPNFLFESQEAKKLHDFIKKEGVIYSFLQLPKSMFKNGQWGKSILILRKKKQGIKIPKEALLVELPSFSNNSALTDMMNRISKWFDSYL; encoded by the coding sequence GTGACAACAACTATCGTTGAGGAATTATATACCGTATTAGATAATGGTTCTCAAATTTTACAAGATGCATTAAATATTCCATACATAGAAGCAATATCTGAAATGGGTGAAGTCATTTTTCATCAAGAAGTAACACATAATATAAAAGAGGAAAGTAAACAGTTAGTTTTAGATGAATTGAAAAAAATTACTGACTATGAAGCAATTACAAATGAAGAATATAGAAGAGCTATACAGTTAGCTGTACTTAAAGGGATGAAGGAAGCTACTCAGCCACATCACGCAATGACACCAGATGCTGTTAGCCTTTTTATTGGATATTTAGTAAATAAAATTTTAGGGTACGATAAGAAAGGAGAAACAGCTATCATTTTAGATCAAGCTGTTGGCTCTGGAAATTTGTTAACGGCTATTATGAATCAAACAGAAAAAAGTCACGGCATCGGTGTTGAAGTTGATGAAACTTTGCTGAAAATAGCATATACTAATGCAAATTTACAAAAGCATTCCGTGGATTTATTTCATCAAGATAGTGTAGCGACACCAACAGTAAAAAACGTTGATATCATTGCTTCGGATTTGCCTATTGGATTCTATCCAAACGATGATATAGCGAAAGATTTTGTGCTGAAATCTGATGAAGGGCATTCCTTTGTCCATCATTTAATTATTGAACAAGGTTTTTCTCATGTAAAAGAAGGAGGATTTCTTGTATTTTTAGTGCCTAACTTCTTATTTGAATCTCAGGAAGCAAAAAAACTCCATGATTTTATCAAAAAAGAAGGAGTCATTTATTCTTTTCTACAGCTTCCTAAATCAATGTTTAAAAATGGTCAATGGGGAAAAAGTATCCTAATCTTAAGAAAGAAGAAGCAAGGCATTAAGATACCTAAAGAGGCGCTATTAGTGGAACTACCGTCTTTTTCAAATAATAGTGCATTAACAGATATGATGAATCGAATTTCCAAATGGTTTGATAGCTACTTGTGA
- a CDS encoding SDR family oxidoreductase, which produces MKLYNIILCITKVGDTLRHALITAGTKGLGKRVTEQLLKDGYSVTVTHRDDNDKLDAVKNEWGRHLERIQFIRGDVTCKEDLIRISEETVKAWGRIDALVMNAGPYIFERKKLIDYSEEEWNKMLDGNLNSAFYLLKQVIPIMRKQKSGRIIAYAFQGADHSPGWLYRSAFAAAKVGLVSLTKTIAIEEAENGITANVICPGKIVGEMKEASITQSRQYGHEETPIGRSGTGEDIGRTISFLCDENSDMITGAVLEVTGGMDVLNRFR; this is translated from the coding sequence ATGAAGTTATATAATATTATACTTTGTATAACGAAAGTAGGTGACACTTTGCGACATGCATTAATTACAGCTGGAACGAAGGGATTAGGTAAAAGAGTAACTGAGCAGCTGTTAAAGGATGGATATTCTGTAACGGTGACGCATCGAGATGATAACGACAAGTTGGATGCTGTAAAAAATGAATGGGGTCGCCACCTAGAAAGGATCCAGTTTATTCGAGGAGATGTGACGTGTAAAGAAGATTTAATTCGCATCTCCGAAGAAACCGTTAAGGCATGGGGACGAATAGATGCGCTAGTAATGAATGCTGGTCCATACATATTTGAGAGAAAAAAGCTTATCGACTATTCAGAAGAAGAATGGAACAAGATGTTGGATGGTAATTTAAATTCTGCGTTTTATTTGTTAAAGCAAGTTATTCCTATTATGCGAAAGCAAAAGTCAGGTAGAATTATTGCATACGCATTTCAAGGAGCAGATCATTCACCAGGCTGGTTATACCGTTCAGCCTTTGCTGCAGCAAAAGTAGGCTTAGTTTCATTAACAAAAACAATCGCTATTGAGGAAGCGGAGAACGGGATAACTGCAAATGTTATTTGCCCAGGTAAAATTGTCGGAGAAATGAAAGAAGCCTCTATCACGCAGTCGCGTCAATATGGACATGAGGAAACGCCTATTGGTCGCTCAGGGACTGGGGAAGATATCGGTAGAACAATTAGCTTCTTATGCGATGAAAACTCGGATATGATCACTGGTGCTGTTTTAGAAGTAACAGGTGGAATGGACGTATTGAACCGCTTCAGGTAA
- a CDS encoding DUF2953 domain-containing protein: MNIFLWIIGILFFLLLLIPFLKMRVTMNYIHNGKDDELTLQLKTFFGLIKYEMNFPLLAIDDESASLVFEEKSKSALGEKKKKKKFTVNEFIDDIIHFERLLKHVVGFHTIVRKFLKKMSLEKLNWETHIGTGDAALTGSSSGILWGIKGNVIGIVSNYMKLKVRPNILIQPQFQQMVLKTSFSCIVSFRIGHAILAGLKVLRHWKKGRTLFKKSTEQTSGRDINV; encoded by the coding sequence ATGAATATATTTTTATGGATTATTGGGATACTGTTTTTTCTATTATTATTAATTCCGTTTTTAAAAATGAGAGTGACGATGAACTACATACATAATGGTAAGGATGATGAACTAACCCTCCAGCTAAAAACATTTTTTGGACTTATAAAGTATGAAATGAATTTTCCGTTATTAGCAATTGATGATGAGAGTGCTTCGTTAGTTTTTGAAGAAAAATCAAAAAGTGCTTTAGGAGAGAAAAAGAAAAAAAAGAAATTTACGGTGAATGAATTTATTGATGATATCATTCATTTTGAGCGTTTACTAAAGCACGTCGTTGGCTTTCATACGATTGTAAGAAAATTTTTGAAAAAAATGTCTTTAGAAAAATTAAATTGGGAAACACATATCGGTACAGGGGACGCCGCGTTAACAGGATCTTCCTCTGGAATATTATGGGGAATTAAAGGGAATGTCATAGGAATTGTGAGTAATTACATGAAGCTAAAAGTGAGACCAAACATATTAATTCAACCACAATTTCAACAAATGGTATTAAAAACCTCTTTTTCATGCATTGTTTCTTTTAGAATAGGACATGCTATCCTTGCAGGATTGAAGGTTCTACGACACTGGAAAAAAGGTAGAACATTGTTCAAGAAAAGCACAGAACAAACATCAGGGAGGGATATAAATGTCTGA
- the tpx gene encoding thiol peroxidase, producing MANVTFKGNAVTLNGTEVKVGEKAPNFKVLANDLSEVSLDTYADKVKLISVVPSIDTGVCEQQTKRFNEEASKLGGVEVLTISVDLPFAQKRWCAAEGIENVHTLSDHRDLSFGTNYGVVIEELRLLARSIFVVDSSNKVVHVEYVPEVTDHPNYEAALDAAKTAQ from the coding sequence ATGGCAAATGTAACTTTTAAAGGAAATGCTGTTACTTTAAATGGCACAGAAGTGAAAGTCGGTGAAAAAGCTCCTAATTTTAAAGTGTTAGCAAATGATTTATCTGAGGTATCTTTAGACACTTATGCTGACAAAGTGAAATTAATTAGTGTAGTACCTTCTATTGATACTGGTGTTTGTGAACAGCAAACGAAACGTTTTAATGAAGAAGCGAGTAAGCTTGGTGGGGTGGAAGTATTAACTATTAGTGTTGATTTACCTTTTGCTCAAAAGCGTTGGTGTGCTGCAGAAGGGATTGAAAATGTACATACATTGTCAGATCATAGAGATTTGTCTTTCGGAACAAATTATGGTGTTGTAATAGAAGAGTTACGACTATTAGCTAGATCTATTTTTGTAGTTGATTCTTCTAATAAGGTTGTACATGTTGAATATGTACCTGAAGTAACGGATCATCCTAACTATGAAGCTGCTCTAGATGCAGCTAAAACAGCACAATAA